A section of the Desulfofalx alkaliphila DSM 12257 genome encodes:
- a CDS encoding GntR family transcriptional regulator: MEKMRDNVYSRLRKAILKGKFQPGDRLVERKLAEKLNVSRTPIREAIRMLELEGLVSHIPRVGSVVSSIDAVEVHEIYRIRAVLEGLAARMAAERIKPEQLQQLTVTLQKIEQAIIDNKIDKLEELHLDFNRLIYESAESTRLYNMITSMVDFINRFTMVGYTRPGRIAQAHKEHRLIVEAIKLRDGELAERVAREHIENSRYAYFKSIGEQET; this comes from the coding sequence ATGGAAAAAATGCGTGATAACGTATATTCTAGGTTGCGAAAAGCAATTTTAAAGGGCAAGTTTCAACCGGGTGATAGACTGGTAGAGAGGAAATTAGCCGAAAAATTAAATGTCAGTCGAACACCAATTAGAGAAGCTATTAGAATGCTTGAATTGGAAGGATTAGTATCCCATATACCTAGGGTAGGCTCAGTGGTATCCAGTATAGATGCTGTTGAGGTACATGAAATCTATCGTATACGTGCAGTGTTAGAAGGACTTGCTGCCAGAATGGCTGCAGAAAGAATTAAACCGGAACAACTTCAACAATTAACTGTTACATTACAAAAAATTGAGCAAGCCATCATAGACAATAAAATAGACAAATTAGAAGAACTGCACTTAGATTTTAACAGACTAATCTATGAATCTGCAGAAAGTACACGGCTTTATAACATGATTACTTCTATGGTAGATTTTATCAACAGATTTACCATGGTCGGTTATACTCGCCCGGGTCGCATCGCCCAAGCCCATAAAGAACACCGTCTAATAGTAGAGGCAATAAAATTAAGAGATGGCGAACTGGCTGAACGGGTGGCCAGGGAACATATCGAAAATTCCAGATATGCTTATTTCAAATCCATTGGCGAACAAGAGACTTAA
- a CDS encoding sulfite exporter TauE/SafE family protein encodes MTPLEIILILVAGFASGFVNVVGGGGSLVSMPALIFLGLPSAVANGTNRIALMVQSIVAITYFKQKGFFYPKLSVLLGIPAVLGSIVGAKFAISLSDEMFNTILAIVMIVVMFLIIVRPEKYFLKPKKEKDSEEQEDEESYGPLRMALAVAAFFGVGFYGGFIQAGVGFIIIAALALITGMSLVKINSLKVLITAMYILVSLLVFVISGKVDWAIGFWLALGNALGAYYGSKFVVYKGDKWIRIFLVVTVTIMAGMLLDVHKLLGF; translated from the coding sequence TTGACACCGCTTGAAATAATCTTGATATTGGTGGCCGGCTTCGCGTCCGGTTTCGTAAACGTTGTAGGTGGCGGAGGATCGCTGGTTTCAATGCCGGCACTAATTTTTTTAGGATTACCCTCTGCAGTGGCAAACGGAACTAACCGCATAGCCTTAATGGTACAAAGTATTGTAGCCATTACCTATTTTAAACAAAAAGGATTCTTCTACCCAAAGTTAAGTGTATTACTTGGTATTCCGGCAGTGCTGGGGTCAATAGTGGGGGCAAAATTTGCAATTTCGCTCTCCGATGAAATGTTTAATACCATTTTAGCCATTGTGATGATAGTGGTAATGTTTTTAATCATAGTAAGACCTGAAAAGTATTTCCTTAAACCTAAAAAGGAAAAAGACAGTGAAGAACAGGAAGACGAAGAAAGTTATGGGCCATTACGTATGGCCTTAGCTGTAGCTGCCTTCTTCGGTGTCGGATTTTACGGTGGTTTCATCCAAGCAGGCGTTGGCTTTATCATTATTGCTGCGCTGGCACTAATAACCGGCATGTCATTGGTAAAAATTAATAGCTTAAAAGTGCTAATTACAGCAATGTACATATTGGTTTCATTACTGGTATTCGTTATCAGCGGAAAGGTAGACTGGGCCATCGGTTTTTGGCTGGCTTTAGGTAACGCTTTGGGAGCCTACTACGGCAGTAAGTTCGTGGTTTACAAGGGGGATAAATGGATCCGCATTTTCTTAGTGGTCACGGTAACCATTATGGCCGGAATGCTGCTGGATGTACACAAGTTACTGGGTTTCTAA